The proteins below come from a single Salinilacihabitans rarus genomic window:
- the glyA gene encoding serine hydroxymethyltransferase, with amino-acid sequence MEHDHVREVDPDVADALEGEIDRQRETLSMIASENHVSRAVLDAQGSALTNKYAEGYPGKRYYGGCRYADEVEQLAIDRAKELFGAEHVNVQPHSGTQANQAVYFAVLEPGDRILSLDLTHGGHLSHGHPANFTGQLYEVEQYEVDTETGYIDYEGLADLAAEFDPDVIVSGYSAYPREVEWERIQEVAESVDAYHLADIAHITGLVAADVHASPVGVADFVTGSTHKTIRAGRGGIVMTSDEHADDVDSAVFPGGQGGPLMHNVAGKAVGFKEALEPEFEAYAERTVANARALGERLSEHGFSLVSGGTDNHLVLVDLRESHPETSGGDAEEALEEAGIVCNANTVPGETRSAFDPSGIRAGTPALTTRGFDEDDLRTVADLIARVIDAPDDEGVKSEVREEVADLCAANPLYE; translated from the coding sequence ATGGAGCACGACCACGTCCGGGAGGTCGATCCCGACGTCGCCGACGCCCTCGAAGGCGAGATCGACCGACAGCGCGAGACGCTGTCGATGATCGCGAGCGAGAACCACGTCAGCCGGGCCGTCCTCGACGCACAGGGGAGCGCGCTCACGAACAAGTACGCCGAGGGCTACCCCGGCAAGCGCTACTACGGCGGCTGTCGGTACGCCGACGAGGTCGAGCAACTGGCGATCGACCGCGCGAAGGAGCTGTTCGGTGCCGAGCACGTCAACGTCCAGCCCCACTCCGGGACGCAGGCGAACCAGGCGGTCTACTTCGCCGTCCTCGAACCCGGCGACAGGATCCTCTCGCTGGATCTGACCCACGGCGGCCACCTCAGCCACGGCCACCCGGCGAACTTCACCGGCCAGCTGTACGAGGTCGAACAGTACGAGGTCGACACCGAGACGGGCTACATCGACTACGAGGGCCTCGCCGACCTCGCCGCGGAGTTCGACCCGGACGTTATCGTCTCGGGTTACTCCGCGTACCCGCGCGAGGTCGAGTGGGAGCGCATCCAGGAGGTAGCCGAGTCCGTCGACGCCTACCACCTCGCCGACATCGCCCACATCACCGGCCTCGTCGCGGCGGACGTCCACGCCTCGCCCGTGGGCGTCGCCGACTTCGTCACCGGCTCGACGCACAAGACGATCCGCGCCGGCCGCGGCGGCATCGTCATGACGAGCGACGAACACGCCGACGACGTCGACTCGGCGGTCTTCCCCGGCGGCCAGGGCGGCCCGCTCATGCACAACGTCGCGGGCAAGGCCGTCGGCTTCAAGGAGGCCCTCGAACCCGAGTTCGAGGCGTACGCCGAACGGACGGTCGCCAACGCGCGGGCGCTCGGCGAACGGCTCTCCGAGCACGGCTTCTCGCTGGTCTCCGGCGGCACCGACAACCACCTCGTCCTCGTCGACCTGCGCGAGAGCCACCCCGAGACGAGCGGCGGCGACGCCGAGGAGGCCCTCGAGGAGGCGGGCATCGTCTGCAACGCGAACACGGTCCCCGGCGAGACGCGCTCGGCGTTCGACCCCTCGGGCATCCGCGCCGGCACGCCCGCGCTGACCACCCGCGGCTTCGACGAGGACGACCTGCGGACGGTCGCCGACCTCATCGCCCGCGTGATCGACGCGCCCGACGACGAGGGGGTCAAAAGCGAGGTCCGCGAGGAGGTCGCCGACCTCTGTGCGGCGAACCCGCTGTACGAGTAG
- a CDS encoding bifunctional methylenetetrahydrofolate dehydrogenase/methenyltetrahydrofolate cyclohydrolase produces the protein MAEIIDGNAVASEIRDDLADAIETLADAGERPTLATVLMGEDPASETYVNMKQRDCEEVGIEGVHVDVDGDAPAADLFDTIEDLNADPEVNGYIVQAPVPDHVDYREVIGRIDPLKDVDGFHPENVGRLVAGDARFRPCTPHGVQKLLEAAGVDTEGADVTIVGRSDIVGKPLANLLIQKADDGNATVTVCHSRTEDLAAKTRAADVVIAAVGVPELIDGSMLSEGTVVIDVGVNRVDADTEKGYELVGDVAFESAKEQASAITPVPGGVGPMTRAMLLYNTVKAASLQTSVDVDLP, from the coding sequence ATGGCCGAGATCATCGACGGGAACGCCGTCGCGAGCGAGATCCGCGACGACCTCGCGGACGCGATCGAGACGCTGGCCGACGCCGGCGAACGACCCACCCTCGCGACGGTGCTCATGGGCGAGGACCCCGCGAGCGAGACGTACGTGAACATGAAACAGCGGGACTGCGAGGAGGTCGGCATCGAGGGCGTCCACGTCGACGTCGACGGCGACGCCCCCGCCGCGGACCTGTTCGACACCATCGAGGACCTCAACGCCGACCCGGAGGTAAACGGCTACATCGTCCAGGCGCCGGTCCCGGACCACGTCGACTACCGCGAGGTGATCGGCCGGATCGACCCGCTGAAGGACGTCGACGGTTTCCACCCCGAGAACGTCGGCCGCCTCGTCGCCGGCGACGCCCGCTTCCGGCCCTGCACCCCCCACGGCGTCCAGAAGCTACTCGAGGCCGCCGGCGTCGACACCGAGGGCGCGGACGTGACCATCGTCGGCCGCTCGGACATCGTCGGCAAGCCGCTGGCGAACCTGCTGATCCAGAAGGCCGACGACGGCAACGCGACGGTGACGGTCTGTCACTCCCGGACCGAGGACCTCGCGGCGAAGACCCGCGCCGCGGACGTCGTGATCGCCGCCGTCGGCGTCCCCGAGTTGATCGACGGCTCGATGCTCTCCGAGGGTACCGTCGTGATCGACGTCGGCGTCAACCGCGTGGACGCCGATACCGAGAAGGGGTACGAACTCGTCGGCGACGTGGCGTTCGAGAGCGCGAAAGAGCAGGCAAGCGCCATCACGCCCGTCCCCGGCGGTGTCGGCCCGATGACGCGCGCGATGTTGCTCTACAACACGGTGAAGGCGGCGAGTCTCCAGACGAGCGTCGACGTCGACCTGCCCTGA
- a CDS encoding DUF7117 family protein yields MKIRGERECTECGTRWSYYETGSVGCPACGSLRSVGLDERTEHTDMGAAATFDLTPVRADVDDVATDDLAARARDRCREYVRQRGFVRGGELRDLDDTYLAAIELLHVADVVAREMRLAEHEELYFLSLLRDADQSERPPVAEVPESLRAARGLAYANAVREYRRDVRTWAEDRSLDPDARSGLEILGDHVKRIQMLDGDVEPRTVETLVAATRDLADGVRGDEAALARAQNRLDSLAVA; encoded by the coding sequence ATGAAGATTCGCGGCGAGCGCGAGTGCACCGAGTGTGGGACCCGCTGGTCGTACTACGAGACCGGCAGCGTGGGCTGTCCGGCCTGCGGAAGCCTCCGCAGCGTCGGCCTCGACGAACGAACCGAGCACACCGACATGGGGGCGGCCGCGACGTTCGACCTCACGCCCGTCCGGGCGGACGTCGACGACGTCGCGACCGACGACCTCGCGGCGAGGGCCCGCGACCGCTGTCGCGAGTACGTCCGCCAGCGCGGGTTCGTCCGCGGCGGCGAGTTGCGCGACCTCGACGACACCTACCTCGCGGCGATCGAACTCCTCCACGTCGCGGACGTCGTCGCACGCGAGATGCGCCTCGCCGAGCACGAGGAACTGTACTTCCTCTCGCTGTTGCGCGACGCCGACCAGAGCGAGCGCCCGCCCGTCGCGGAGGTCCCCGAATCGCTCCGGGCCGCGCGGGGGTTAGCCTACGCGAACGCCGTCCGGGAGTACCGCCGCGACGTCCGGACGTGGGCCGAGGACCGGTCGCTCGACCCGGACGCGCGGAGCGGCCTCGAAATCCTCGGCGACCACGTCAAGCGCATCCAGATGCTCGACGGGGACGTCGAACCCCGGACCGTCGAGACGCTGGTGGCGGCGACGCGCGACCTCGCCGACGGCGTCCGCGGCGACGAGGCGGCGCTCGCGCGCGCGCAAAACAGACTCGATTCGCTGGCGGTGGCGTGA
- a CDS encoding DUF7528 family protein, whose protein sequence is MSRADAVELREGLTEALTDRREFVDTAATRRADGTYVVERRRASSSGHRKVFDSFDDCVALYDGLPAEFTAEDVAAGGLSGGRRHMLVRHFAEHPAFDCDLVSRQPLTARKRVADVDATTEGILEAE, encoded by the coding sequence CTGAGCAGAGCGGACGCCGTCGAACTCCGCGAGGGGCTCACCGAGGCGCTGACCGACCGGCGGGAGTTCGTCGACACCGCCGCGACCCGCCGGGCCGACGGGACCTACGTCGTCGAACGCCGACGGGCGAGTTCCAGCGGTCACCGCAAGGTGTTCGACTCCTTCGACGACTGCGTCGCACTCTACGATGGCCTCCCGGCGGAGTTCACCGCCGAGGACGTCGCCGCCGGCGGCCTCTCGGGCGGGCGTCGTCACATGCTCGTCCGGCACTTCGCCGAACACCCGGCGTTCGACTGCGACCTCGTCTCGAGACAGCCGCTGACCGCGCGAAAACGCGTCGCCGACGTCGACGCGACGACGGAGGGGATCCTCGAAGCGGAGTGA
- a CDS encoding PadR family transcriptional regulator, producing the protein MYDLTGFQRDLLYVIAGEEEPHGLAIKEELEEYYEKEIHHGRLYPNLDTLVDKGLVEKGRRDRRTNFYTLTRRGRRELEARREWEAQYVDL; encoded by the coding sequence ATGTACGACCTGACAGGATTCCAGCGTGACTTGCTCTACGTCATCGCTGGTGAGGAGGAACCGCACGGACTGGCGATCAAGGAGGAACTCGAGGAGTACTACGAGAAGGAGATCCACCACGGACGGCTCTACCCGAACCTCGACACGCTCGTCGACAAGGGTCTCGTCGAGAAGGGGCGTCGCGACCGGCGGACGAACTTCTACACTCTGACCCGGCGCGGCCGCCGGGAACTCGAGGCGCGTCGGGAGTGGGAGGCCCAGTACGTCGACCTTTGA
- a CDS encoding aminotransferase class III-fold pyridoxal phosphate-dependent enzyme — protein MDRDTVEPQVDTVPGERAKRWVEHHHRFAAPSTYVYEFVWDTQADAIGPFCTDVDGNVLMDFTSHVAAAPLGYNNPAVRDRLAEFDVVDPLKIAGQDFYVSGGSTPEDTEFPGPTQLMERLVDLTSEYDMDRVFLSNSGAEAVENAIKICYARGGHRAFTFDGAFHGRTLGALSLNRSKAVHRTGYPEVPGVVALPYPSTDEAYETKWRTDGPGGNVLADKLDPERGVIDPDEVAFVILEPLQGEGGYRVPHPEFARDLEAARERFDLKVIADEIQSGLGRTGEMWGVDHLDLTPDVITSAKGLRVGATISRSDVFPEETGRLSSTWGAGDVIASLQGVLTIDAIREQNLLANVRERGEQFRAILEESDAEGMIDVRGRGLMLAVEFDTKARREAVVKAAMERGLLTLGCGHKTLRLLPPLDVTEREIDLGAGLFLDAVEDVAEEMTTTV, from the coding sequence ATGGACCGAGATACGGTCGAACCGCAGGTCGACACTGTACCCGGGGAGCGAGCGAAGCGGTGGGTCGAGCACCACCATCGGTTCGCCGCTCCGAGCACCTACGTCTACGAGTTCGTCTGGGACACGCAGGCCGACGCGATCGGCCCCTTCTGCACCGACGTCGACGGCAACGTGCTGATGGACTTCACGAGCCACGTCGCCGCCGCCCCGCTCGGCTACAACAACCCCGCGGTTCGCGATCGCCTCGCGGAGTTCGACGTCGTCGACCCGCTGAAGATCGCCGGTCAGGACTTCTACGTCAGTGGCGGTTCCACTCCCGAGGACACCGAGTTCCCCGGCCCGACCCAGCTGATGGAGCGGCTGGTCGACCTCACGAGCGAGTACGACATGGACCGGGTCTTCCTCTCGAACTCCGGCGCCGAGGCCGTCGAGAACGCGATCAAGATCTGCTACGCCCGCGGCGGCCACCGCGCGTTCACCTTCGACGGCGCCTTCCACGGGCGCACCCTCGGTGCGCTCTCGCTGAACCGCTCGAAGGCCGTCCACCGGACGGGCTACCCCGAGGTGCCCGGCGTCGTCGCCCTCCCGTACCCCTCGACCGACGAGGCCTACGAGACGAAGTGGCGCACCGACGGCCCCGGCGGGAACGTCCTCGCGGACAAACTCGACCCCGAGCGGGGCGTGATCGACCCCGACGAGGTGGCGTTCGTCATCCTCGAACCGCTGCAGGGCGAGGGCGGCTACCGCGTCCCCCACCCCGAGTTCGCCCGCGACCTCGAGGCCGCCCGCGAGCGGTTCGATCTGAAGGTGATCGCCGACGAGATCCAGTCCGGTCTCGGCCGCACCGGCGAGATGTGGGGCGTCGACCACCTCGACCTCACTCCGGACGTCATCACCAGCGCGAAGGGCCTGCGCGTCGGCGCGACGATCTCCCGCTCGGACGTCTTCCCCGAGGAGACCGGACGGCTCTCCTCGACGTGGGGCGCCGGCGACGTCATCGCCTCGCTGCAGGGCGTGTTGACGATCGACGCCATCCGCGAGCAAAACCTGCTGGCGAACGTCCGCGAGCGCGGCGAGCAGTTCCGCGCGATCCTCGAGGAGAGCGACGCCGAGGGGATGATCGACGTGCGCGGCCGCGGCCTGATGCTCGCCGTCGAGTTCGACACCAAGGCCCGCCGCGAGGCGGTCGTGAAGGCGGCGATGGAGCGTGGCCTGCTCACCCTCGGCTGCGGGCACAAGACGCTGCGCCTGCTGCCCCCGCTCGACGTCACCGAGCGCGAGATCGACCTCGGCGCGGGGCTGTTCCTCGACGCCGTCGAGGACGTCGCCGAGGAGATGACGACGACGGTCTGA
- a CDS encoding A/G-specific adenine glycosylase, which translates to MTDGEWTLPDDLDAVREALIEWYEADHREFPWRRTDDPYAILVSEVMSQQTQLERVEEAWAAFLDRWPTTADLAAADRADVVGFWTAHSLGYNNRAKYLHEAARQVEEERGGEFPTTPDGLQELMGVGPYTANAVASFAFDAGEAVVDTNVKRVAYRAFDVPDDDGAFEAAANELMPEGRSRVWNNAIMELGGVACTKAPRCDEVGCPWREWCMAYASGDFTAPDVPTQPAFDGSRRQFRGRVIAALREYDELALDALGHRIRVDYAPDGEYGREWLVGLLADLEDDGLVDVEAGPDGERVARLRR; encoded by the coding sequence ATGACCGACGGGGAGTGGACGCTGCCGGACGACCTCGACGCCGTCCGCGAGGCGTTGATCGAGTGGTACGAGGCCGACCACCGCGAGTTCCCGTGGCGCCGGACCGACGACCCGTACGCCATCCTCGTCAGCGAGGTGATGAGCCAGCAGACCCAACTCGAACGCGTCGAGGAGGCCTGGGCGGCGTTCCTCGACCGGTGGCCGACGACCGCCGACCTCGCGGCGGCCGACCGGGCGGACGTGGTCGGCTTCTGGACGGCCCACAGCCTCGGCTACAACAACCGGGCGAAGTACCTCCACGAGGCCGCCCGGCAGGTCGAGGAGGAACGCGGCGGCGAGTTTCCGACCACGCCCGACGGACTGCAGGAACTGATGGGCGTCGGCCCGTACACCGCGAACGCGGTGGCGAGTTTCGCCTTCGACGCCGGCGAGGCGGTCGTCGACACGAACGTCAAGCGGGTCGCCTACCGGGCGTTCGACGTCCCGGACGACGACGGCGCGTTCGAGGCGGCCGCGAACGAACTCATGCCCGAGGGCCGCTCGCGGGTCTGGAACAACGCGATCATGGAACTCGGCGGGGTCGCCTGCACGAAGGCGCCCCGCTGCGACGAGGTCGGTTGCCCGTGGCGCGAGTGGTGTATGGCCTACGCCAGCGGCGACTTCACGGCGCCGGACGTCCCCACCCAGCCCGCCTTCGACGGCAGCCGCCGGCAGTTCCGCGGGCGCGTGATCGCCGCCCTGCGCGAGTACGACGAACTCGCGCTCGACGCGCTCGGCCACCGGATCCGCGTCGACTACGCGCCCGACGGCGAGTACGGCCGGGAGTGGCTCGTCGGGTTGCTGGCGGACCTCGAGGACGACGGGCTGGTCGACGTCGAGGCGGGGCCCGACGGCGAGCGCGTCGCGCGACTGCGGCGGTAA
- a CDS encoding nucleoside recognition protein, producing MASIVSVLLTDALPRVLSITLLVGAGVGLANLAVAYGLVDVVARAGRYLTDPANLPDEVGAAVLTNAVSVTAGYGMLAEFRESGLLDDRATLVAVVVNTFFGFVQHVFTYYGPVIVPILGLHAGLLYVGARAGISLAISLVGLVAGAVLLRGYEYDADAVDPTVTDGGEGEDGSAERTHRDRVREAGHETADRLRSIVPRLAVVYSLVFVALERADALRSLLAAAGLREPAALVDPVAGLVGLPGAAVPAILVSLVDPTSGAVAVAPMIGDVLTPAQAVVALLIGSLFSLTVGTVKRSIPFQFGIWGPEFGAKVILVNVGLKAAFILVAIGVLLLA from the coding sequence GTGGCGTCGATCGTCTCCGTCCTGCTGACCGACGCGCTGCCGCGCGTGCTGTCGATCACGCTCCTCGTCGGGGCCGGCGTCGGCCTCGCGAACCTCGCCGTCGCGTACGGCCTCGTCGACGTCGTCGCCCGCGCGGGCCGGTACCTGACGGACCCGGCGAACCTGCCCGACGAGGTCGGCGCGGCCGTGTTGACGAACGCGGTCTCGGTCACCGCCGGCTACGGGATGCTCGCGGAGTTTCGCGAGTCCGGGCTGCTCGACGACCGCGCGACGCTCGTCGCCGTCGTCGTCAACACGTTCTTCGGCTTCGTCCAGCACGTGTTCACCTACTACGGCCCCGTGATCGTCCCCATCCTCGGCCTGCACGCCGGCCTGCTGTACGTCGGCGCGCGCGCCGGCATCTCGCTTGCCATCTCGCTCGTCGGTCTCGTCGCCGGCGCCGTCCTGCTGCGGGGCTACGAGTACGACGCCGACGCCGTCGATCCGACCGTCACCGACGGCGGGGAGGGAGAGGACGGGAGCGCGGAGCGGACCCACCGGGACCGGGTCCGCGAGGCCGGCCACGAGACGGCCGATCGGCTGCGCTCGATCGTCCCGCGGCTGGCGGTCGTCTACTCGCTGGTGTTCGTCGCGCTCGAACGCGCCGACGCGCTGCGCTCGCTGCTCGCGGCCGCCGGACTCCGGGAGCCCGCCGCGCTGGTCGACCCGGTCGCGGGCCTCGTCGGCCTGCCGGGCGCGGCGGTGCCGGCGATCCTCGTCTCGCTGGTCGACCCGACCTCGGGCGCGGTCGCCGTCGCCCCGATGATCGGCGACGTCCTCACCCCCGCGCAGGCGGTCGTCGCGTTGCTGATCGGCAGCCTGTTCTCGCTGACCGTCGGGACGGTCAAGCGCTCGATCCCCTTCCAGTTTGGCATCTGGGGCCCCGAGTTCGGCGCGAAGGTGATCCTCGTCAACGTCGGGCTGAAGGCGGCGTTCATCCTCGTCGCGATCGGCGTCCTCCTGCTCGCGTGA
- a CDS encoding NADPH-dependent FMN reductase yields MADVHVLAICGSLREESYTRMALERALEEAARAGATTELLDLREYDLPTFDADVDRADAGDAAELARRVRGADAILLGTPMYHGSYSSPLKTALDYCGFDEFRDETVGLLAVSGGAFPVTALEHLRSVCRSLNAWVIPHEAAVPDASRAFEDGAFVDPSLEERVATLGGRAVQYANIEPDPDSFESDHNVGATGK; encoded by the coding sequence ATGGCCGACGTGCACGTCCTCGCGATCTGTGGCAGCCTGCGCGAAGAGAGTTACACCCGGATGGCCCTCGAACGGGCGCTCGAAGAGGCCGCCCGCGCGGGCGCGACGACCGAACTGCTGGACCTGCGCGAGTACGACCTGCCGACGTTCGACGCGGACGTCGACCGGGCCGACGCCGGCGACGCGGCGGAACTCGCCCGCCGGGTCCGCGGGGCCGACGCCATCCTGCTCGGGACGCCGATGTACCACGGCTCGTACTCCTCGCCGCTGAAGACGGCACTCGACTACTGCGGGTTCGACGAGTTCCGCGACGAGACCGTCGGACTGCTCGCGGTCTCCGGCGGGGCGTTCCCGGTGACGGCGCTCGAACACCTGCGGTCGGTCTGCCGGTCGCTCAACGCGTGGGTGATCCCCCACGAGGCCGCGGTGCCCGACGCCAGCCGCGCGTTCGAGGACGGCGCGTTCGTCGACCCGTCCCTCGAAGAGCGCGTGGCGACACTCGGCGGGCGCGCGGTGCAGTACGCGAACATCGAACCGGACCCGGACTCCTTCGAGAGCGACCACAACGTCGGCGCGACCGGCAAGTAG